One Algoriphagus sp. Y33 genomic window, TTCGTGGGCGGATTTTGGTGCCCGGAATGGAGCGATTATAAAATTGATCAGCATCCATCTGGATAAAAACGGAATGTCTATTACACGTCCATCCATCAGAAATTCTCGGAGGTATTTTCTTACATCGCCGGTAGCGGTGCTGTCTGGAGTTCCCAGGTTCACCAGCAAAATGCCGGTTTTTCCGGTTTTAGTCATGAGTGCTTTATTGAGAGGATTTCCAAATGAGAACTCAAAAGTAGTGCTTTGGTTCTTTTTTTTACATTGAAAGATTCAAATCCTCATTGAAAGTTTCAACCATAAAAAAACCCAGCCAATGCCGGGTTAGTGATGAATTTGCAGATTATTCCCATTAGGTGTCCTCAGAGATCAGTTTGTCTACCTTTTGCTTGACTTCCGGATTAGTGTTATAGGCCATATATATAGCCTCAAATTTTTCCGTAGACATCTTGTTTTCGTCAATTACCTTCTCGATTTCTCCTTGTAAGCTTTCTTGGAGTTTCATTATCTTTTGACCTGCTGCATTGAATTTCTCCAATTCTTTTGGATCCTTGGAAACCTCTGTCAATTTACCTCCCTGTTGTGCCTGGGCAAGCTCTTGGAATCTGGGTACCTCCATTCCCTCTTCTTGGATTGTACTGACCATGTCTGTTTGGATATTTTCCTGCAAAGGCAT contains:
- a CDS encoding DUF4168 domain-containing protein encodes the protein MNKLKSSKLFPFALVAAFLMANFAIGQQQTLPPSVQQGTQEDFSEKEIETFVKINKEIMPLQENIQTDMVSTIQEEGMEVPRFQELAQAQQGGKLTEVSKDPKELEKFNAAGQKIMKLQESLQGEIEKVIDENKMSTEKFEAIYMAYNTNPEVKQKVDKLISEDT